The following coding sequences lie in one bacterium genomic window:
- a CDS encoding phosphate ABC transporter ATP-binding protein: protein MAIQIRNLSVRYGAHQALRDVSVDLPVGKITAVIGPSGCGKTTFLKCLNRLIDLQEGVQVTGQVLVDNEDIYAPQADLLALRKKIGFLPQRPFPLPMSIYDNIAFAPRIHRLSEAELLSHINGLTTAVALSGNGEVKQISGHLDEKTKWSLLVENYLRLAGLWEELGGRLHEPAARLSVGQQQRLALARALAIEPSVILADEPTSALDPISARLIEGQFKLLKDKYTLAVVTHILRQARRIADYVLFFYMGELVESGPAEQFFNHPQNEKTAAYLSGEIS, encoded by the coding sequence ATGGCGATTCAGATCAGAAATTTATCCGTCCGCTATGGCGCGCATCAGGCGTTGCGCGATGTGAGCGTGGACCTGCCGGTGGGAAAAATAACCGCTGTGATCGGCCCTTCGGGGTGCGGAAAAACCACGTTTCTGAAATGCCTGAACCGGCTCATCGACCTGCAGGAGGGTGTGCAGGTGACCGGCCAAGTGCTGGTGGACAACGAAGACATCTATGCGCCGCAGGCCGATCTGCTGGCGTTGCGCAAAAAGATCGGTTTTTTGCCGCAACGCCCGTTTCCTCTGCCCATGTCCATCTATGACAACATCGCTTTTGCGCCTCGCATCCATCGTCTGTCCGAGGCGGAGTTGCTCAGCCACATCAACGGCCTGACCACTGCCGTCGCCCTATCCGGCAATGGCGAGGTCAAGCAGATCAGCGGCCATTTGGATGAAAAAACCAAATGGAGCCTGCTGGTGGAAAATTATCTGCGGCTGGCCGGCCTGTGGGAAGAGCTGGGCGGCCGGTTGCATGAGCCGGCTGCCAGGCTCTCTGTAGGCCAGCAGCAGCGCCTGGCTCTGGCGCGCGCGCTGGCCATCGAACCCTCGGTGATCCTGGCGGATGAACCGACCTCGGCGCTGGACCCCATCTCAGCCCGGTTGATCGAAGGACAATTCAAATTGCTGAAAGATAAATATACCCTGGCGGTGGTAACCCACATCCTGCGCCAGGCGCGGCGCATCGCGGATTATGTGCTCTTTTTCTACATGGGCGAGCTGGTGGAATCCGGTCCGGCCGAACAATTCTTCAACCATCCGCAAAATGAAAAAACCGCGGCCTATCTATCAGGAGAAATCAGTTGA
- a CDS encoding ABC transporter permease subunit, with translation MNRRNKEKLAIGVMRLSLYGVVLILAAIMAVILVKGFSAMSWSMITQTPKGGFYLGKEGGVANAVVGSIYLAGGATLLALLISVPLAFALQKEYSSGRLTYFSRLALDVLWGTPSIVYGASGFIIMMMIGLRSSLLAGIITLALLITPIMTRAMEEVIRMAPQELKETAYALGLTRLESSSTVILRQTIGGLLTAVMLAFSRAIGDAASILFTAGFSDHMPGSLLDPVASLPLAIFFQISTPIAEVQQRAYASALILFIIVLLLSLLSRWIYLQFSKNVIK, from the coding sequence ATGAACCGGAGAAACAAAGAAAAGCTGGCGATCGGCGTGATGCGGCTTTCCCTGTATGGGGTTGTCCTGATTCTGGCCGCCATCATGGCGGTCATCTTGGTCAAGGGTTTTAGCGCCATGAGCTGGTCCATGATCACGCAAACACCCAAGGGTGGATTTTATCTGGGCAAAGAGGGCGGTGTAGCCAACGCCGTCGTCGGCTCGATCTATCTGGCCGGCGGCGCCACGTTACTGGCTCTGCTGATCAGCGTGCCGTTGGCCTTTGCTCTGCAAAAAGAGTACAGCAGCGGCCGGTTGACCTATTTCAGCCGTCTGGCTTTGGATGTGCTCTGGGGTACGCCCTCCATCGTCTACGGAGCCTCTGGTTTCATCATCATGATGATGATCGGCCTGCGCTCTTCGTTGCTGGCGGGCATCATCACTTTGGCGTTACTGATCACGCCGATCATGACTCGCGCCATGGAGGAGGTCATCCGCATGGCGCCGCAGGAGCTGAAAGAGACCGCCTACGCCCTGGGTCTCACACGGTTGGAGAGCTCGAGCACGGTCATCCTGCGCCAGACCATCGGCGGTTTGCTCACCGCGGTCATGCTGGCCTTCAGCCGGGCCATCGGCGACGCCGCGTCGATCCTGTTCACCGCCGGCTTTTCCGACCACATGCCTGGATCTTTGTTGGACCCGGTGGCTTCTCTGCCGCTGGCCATTTTTTTCCAGATCAGCACGCCCATCGCGGAGGTGCAGCAGCGGGCGTACGCCTCTGCGTTGATTTTGTTCATCATCGTCCTGCTGCTCAGTCTCCTGTCGCGCTGGATTTACCTTCAATTCTCCAAAAATGTGATCAAATAG
- the pstC gene encoding phosphate ABC transporter permease subunit PstC, whose amino-acid sequence MMHRRSCLDSVSQILARIFLLLSVMMALLLLVGLVVKSRPILMQVSLWELFTGDSWRPLKGEFGFFPFIISTVVVTLIALLLAVPPCLLAAIYLSEYSSTRLQQSFRPILEVLAAIPSVIYGLWGVLVIVPLTRTIGGWLGYANSGYTLIAGGMVLAVMVVPFIISLSMEVLLAVPAEARLTALALGCTRWETTRHVVVRHAQRGFFAAVLLGFSRAFGETIAVMMVIGNVAKTPRSLFDPAYTLPALIANNYGEMMSIPLYDSAIMLAALILMVIIIAVNLIAHRILGKLEVR is encoded by the coding sequence ATGATGCATCGACGTTCCTGTCTCGATTCCGTCAGTCAAATCCTGGCGAGAATTTTTCTCCTTCTATCTGTGATGATGGCGCTGCTCCTGTTGGTGGGGCTTGTGGTCAAAAGCCGGCCCATACTGATGCAGGTGTCTTTATGGGAGCTTTTCACCGGCGACAGCTGGCGGCCGCTCAAAGGCGAGTTCGGGTTCTTTCCTTTTATCATCAGTACTGTGGTTGTAACGCTGATCGCTCTACTGCTGGCGGTTCCGCCCTGCCTGCTGGCCGCGATCTATCTGAGCGAATACTCTTCCACACGCCTGCAGCAGAGTTTTCGCCCCATCCTGGAGGTGCTGGCAGCCATTCCTTCAGTCATTTATGGATTATGGGGCGTTCTCGTCATCGTGCCGCTGACACGAACCATCGGCGGCTGGCTGGGTTATGCCAATTCAGGATACACTCTGATCGCCGGCGGCATGGTGTTGGCGGTCATGGTAGTACCATTCATCATCTCGTTGAGCATGGAGGTGCTGCTGGCGGTTCCGGCGGAGGCGCGGCTGACCGCGCTGGCTTTGGGGTGTACGCGCTGGGAGACTACGCGTCATGTGGTGGTGCGCCATGCGCAGCGGGGTTTCTTTGCTGCGGTTCTGCTTGGTTTCAGCCGTGCGTTCGGCGAGACCATCGCAGTGATGATGGTGATCGGCAACGTGGCCAAAACGCCGCGTTCGCTCTTTGATCCAGCCTACACCCTGCCGGCTTTGATCGCCAATAATTACGGGGAGATGATGTCGATCCCGCTGTATGATTCAGCCATCATGCTGGCCGCTCTGATCCTTATGGTCATCATCATCGCCGTCAACCTCATCGCCCATCGCATTCTCGGCAAACTGGAGGTCCGTTAG